One window from the genome of Hoplias malabaricus isolate fHopMal1 chromosome 18, fHopMal1.hap1, whole genome shotgun sequence encodes:
- the si:ch211-243g18.2 gene encoding keratin, type I cytoskeletal 18 isoform X2 → MSTAMSSYSMRNFSIGRQPSFSNLSLRDSGRVRAKAAVSFTAAKPLSRSVSMSMSDLNGLSSLSLNVNGMGNSTNDKEAMQSLNNRLANYLEKVRSLEKSNADLELRIKQQMLERVPKGHDIDAMLAQAHALEQEVRKKTLENARIMLEIDNAKLAADDFRIKWEAESAMCQSVERDCVALKKAKTDHDQIIATLRGDLDSLKEELYFLRKNHEEEIDNLRARIAQEEVNVEVDAARGPELGTVLSELRSQYEGIVHKNKEEAENWYRKKLEGVQTEVRENNEALRGAQSELSERQRFLQTLEVELESLHKQVAALEGNLGETGQKYAAEMERLQATLNQLEEDLSQLRLDMQRNKTDYEQLLRIKQNLELEIATYRRLLEGEDTVKEVVPPPKKEPDVRTRKIVKVVTQTMINGKVVDESSEVEQIEESKK, encoded by the exons aTGTCCACAGCCATGTCCAGTTATTCCATGCGGAATTTCTCCATTGGCCGGCAGCCCTCCTTCTCCAACCTGTCTCTGAGGGACAGCGGTCGTGTCCGGGCCAAAGCTGCCGTTTCTTTCACCGCGGCTAAGCCCCTCTCTCGCTCCGTCTCCATGAGCATGAGCGACCTCAACGGCCTGAGCAGCCTGTCCCTCAACGTCAATGGCATGGGCAACAGCACCAACGACAAAGAAGCCATGCAGAGCCTCAACAATCGTCTGGCCAACTACCTAGAAAAGGTCCGCTCTCTGGAGAAGTCCAACGCTGACCTGGAGCTCCGCATCAAACAGCAGATGCTGGAGAGAGTCCCCAAAGGCCATGACATCGACGCCATGCTGGCACAGGCCCATGCCCTGGAACAGGAG GTCAGGAAGAAGACTTTGGAGAACGCTCGAATCATGTTGGAGATCGATAACGCCAAGCTGGCTGCAGATGACTTCAGAATcaa ATGGGAGGCAGAGAGTGCTATGTGTCAGTCAGtggagagagactgtgtggcTCTGAAGAAGGCCAAGACTGACCACGACCAGATCATTGCTACTCTGCGTGGGGACCTGGACAGCCTGAAAGAGGAGCTCTACTTCCTCAGGAAGAACCATGAGGAG GAGATAGATAACTTGAGGGCCCGTATTGCCCAGGAGGAGGTGAATGTGGAGGTGGATGCTGCTCGTGGTCCTGAACTGGGCACGGTGCTGTCCGAATTGCGCTCTCAGTACGAGGGAATTGTCCATAAGAACAAGGAGGAGGCTGAGAACTGGTACCGTAAGAAG CTGGAGGGGGTTCAGACGGAGGTGAGAGAGAATAACGAAGCCTTACGAGGGGCTCAGAGTGAGCTGAGTGAGAGACAGCGCTTCCTGCAGACTCTGGAGGTGGAGCTGGAGAGCCTCCACAAACAG GTGGCTGCTCTGGAGGGTAACCTGGGCGAGACGGGTCAGAAGTACGCTGCGGAGATGGAGCGACTGCAGGCCACACTGAACCAGCTGGAGGAGGATCTGTCCCAGCTGAGACTGGACATGCAGCGCAATAAAACTGACTACGAACAGCTGCTGCGCATCAAACAGAACCTGGAGCTCGAAATTGCCACCTACAGGCGGCTGCTGGAGGGAGAGGACAC AGTTAAGGAAGTGGTCCCACCCCCTAAGA aagaGCCCGATGTTCGTACCAGGAAGATTGTGAAGGTGGTCACTCAGACTATGATCAACGGGAAAGTGGTGGATGAGTCCAGTGAGGTGGAGCAGATTGAGGAGTCGAAGAAATAA
- the si:ch211-243g18.2 gene encoding keratin, type I cytoskeletal 18 isoform X1, with the protein MYIKVCLAPQQSSVHSSSRSSTHPSIHSQIKAQSVAAKFTIHSIYKQARAVGHITLHSSFYSSTHPPFTTAMSSYSMRNFSIGRQPSFSNLSLRDSGRVRAKAAVSFTAAKPLSRSVSMSMSDLNGLSSLSLNVNGMGNSTNDKEAMQSLNNRLANYLEKVRSLEKSNADLELRIKQQMLERVPKGHDIDAMLAQAHALEQEVRKKTLENARIMLEIDNAKLAADDFRIKWEAESAMCQSVERDCVALKKAKTDHDQIIATLRGDLDSLKEELYFLRKNHEEEIDNLRARIAQEEVNVEVDAARGPELGTVLSELRSQYEGIVHKNKEEAENWYRKKLEGVQTEVRENNEALRGAQSELSERQRFLQTLEVELESLHKQVAALEGNLGETGQKYAAEMERLQATLNQLEEDLSQLRLDMQRNKTDYEQLLRIKQNLELEIATYRRLLEGEDTVKEVVPPPKKEPDVRTRKIVKVVTQTMINGKVVDESSEVEQIEESKK; encoded by the exons ATGTATATAAAGGTGTGTTTAGCTCCCCAGCAGAGCTCTGTTCACTCCTCCTCTCGCTCCTccactcatccctccatccactCGCAG ATAAAAGCTCAGTCTGTTGCAGCAAAGTTTACTATTCATTCAATCTACAAGCAGGCAAGAGCAGTCGGACACATTACTCTGCACTCCTCCTTTTACTCTTCCACCCATCCTCCTTTCACAACAG CCATGTCCAGTTATTCCATGCGGAATTTCTCCATTGGCCGGCAGCCCTCCTTCTCCAACCTGTCTCTGAGGGACAGCGGTCGTGTCCGGGCCAAAGCTGCCGTTTCTTTCACCGCGGCTAAGCCCCTCTCTCGCTCCGTCTCCATGAGCATGAGCGACCTCAACGGCCTGAGCAGCCTGTCCCTCAACGTCAATGGCATGGGCAACAGCACCAACGACAAAGAAGCCATGCAGAGCCTCAACAATCGTCTGGCCAACTACCTAGAAAAGGTCCGCTCTCTGGAGAAGTCCAACGCTGACCTGGAGCTCCGCATCAAACAGCAGATGCTGGAGAGAGTCCCCAAAGGCCATGACATCGACGCCATGCTGGCACAGGCCCATGCCCTGGAACAGGAG GTCAGGAAGAAGACTTTGGAGAACGCTCGAATCATGTTGGAGATCGATAACGCCAAGCTGGCTGCAGATGACTTCAGAATcaa ATGGGAGGCAGAGAGTGCTATGTGTCAGTCAGtggagagagactgtgtggcTCTGAAGAAGGCCAAGACTGACCACGACCAGATCATTGCTACTCTGCGTGGGGACCTGGACAGCCTGAAAGAGGAGCTCTACTTCCTCAGGAAGAACCATGAGGAG GAGATAGATAACTTGAGGGCCCGTATTGCCCAGGAGGAGGTGAATGTGGAGGTGGATGCTGCTCGTGGTCCTGAACTGGGCACGGTGCTGTCCGAATTGCGCTCTCAGTACGAGGGAATTGTCCATAAGAACAAGGAGGAGGCTGAGAACTGGTACCGTAAGAAG CTGGAGGGGGTTCAGACGGAGGTGAGAGAGAATAACGAAGCCTTACGAGGGGCTCAGAGTGAGCTGAGTGAGAGACAGCGCTTCCTGCAGACTCTGGAGGTGGAGCTGGAGAGCCTCCACAAACAG GTGGCTGCTCTGGAGGGTAACCTGGGCGAGACGGGTCAGAAGTACGCTGCGGAGATGGAGCGACTGCAGGCCACACTGAACCAGCTGGAGGAGGATCTGTCCCAGCTGAGACTGGACATGCAGCGCAATAAAACTGACTACGAACAGCTGCTGCGCATCAAACAGAACCTGGAGCTCGAAATTGCCACCTACAGGCGGCTGCTGGAGGGAGAGGACAC AGTTAAGGAAGTGGTCCCACCCCCTAAGA aagaGCCCGATGTTCGTACCAGGAAGATTGTGAAGGTGGTCACTCAGACTATGATCAACGGGAAAGTGGTGGATGAGTCCAGTGAGGTGGAGCAGATTGAGGAGTCGAAGAAATAA